A window of Nitrospiria bacterium genomic DNA:
AAAAAGAATACCCCGATCTAGAATCGCGGTTTATTATCCCCTTTGATTATAAGGGAAAGGGTTTTTTTAAATCTATTAAACCCATGCAATCTAAAAAAGAAATTTCTGATTTGTATAAAATTGTAGCAAAACGAAAACCTCATGGAGTATTAGAAATCGGAACTTGTCATGGGGGAACCCTATATTTGTGGGCCCAGGCTGCAGCCATTGATGCAGTTATTATAAGTATTGATTTGCCATATGGGGAATTTGGCGGTGGGTATTATCCTTGTCGGATTCCATTTTATCAATCCTTTGCTTTACCCAAACAGAAAATTCACCTTTTACAAACGGATACCCATGAGACAAAGCTACCTAAAGATCTTTCTAACCTGCTAAATGGGGAAATGCTCGATTTCCTTTTTATAGATGGGGATCATAGTTATCAAGGGGTTAAACAAGATTTTGACCTTTATTCAGGTTTAGTGAAACCGGGGGGGTTAATTGCGATGCATGATATTCTTCCCCGCGAGGATGTACCCAGTATAGAAGTCTATCGTTTTTGGAGAGAAATTAATACTCGATTTCAGACAACAGAATTGATAAGTAATGAACCCGGTGACCGAAAAATTGGAATCGGCCTAATTGAATGGTAAAATGAACATTTTTGTATTGACTGC
This region includes:
- a CDS encoding class I SAM-dependent methyltransferase — its product is MKKFQLKHIGYQLFKKAHYIWALKTLKVLEKEYPDLESRFIIPFDYKGKGFFKSIKPMQSKKEISDLYKIVAKRKPHGVLEIGTCHGGTLYLWAQAAAIDAVIISIDLPYGEFGGGYYPCRIPFYQSFALPKQKIHLLQTDTHETKLPKDLSNLLNGEMLDFLFIDGDHSYQGVKQDFDLYSGLVKPGGLIAMHDILPREDVPSIEVYRFWREINTRFQTTELISNEPGDRKIGIGLIEW